In Setaria italica strain Yugu1 chromosome IX, Setaria_italica_v2.0, whole genome shotgun sequence, the genomic stretch CTGAGtctaaaataaactaaattccCCTCCAATCTCTCCTGTTCCTCCTCAATCCACTGCTATCCAAACAAAATCTTTACGAATTTTACAACAACCTAACCTAACTAGCGAGGTGGGAGGGGATGGCTACAAGGTTCTGTACATACTGTTGAGATTTACCAGCAGATAAGCTGAACCTCAATCCGTTGATAGGTGGAACCCCGACCAACCTAGACACTGCAACACAGGGCCAGAGAATAAATGTAAAGCATGTTTTGACAAACACAGTAAGGCGTGAAAAGCAAATTGGACGATGACAGCATGTTGTGCCTTTGCATGCCAACGGGAAACAGGGGTGGGGATCGATACTAGGCTCTACAGTGCTGAGATTTACCACCAGATATGACGTACCTTATACATAGATTGGCGAAACTCCAACGACTTTAGATGCTGTAGTTAGAATGAAATTTGCAAAATCGATACTTTTTAAACATATATGCTTGTTAACTactattccctccgtcccaaattactattcgttttaacttttttttaaggtatataacttttgctattcgttttaacttttattactattcgttttaattttttttgaggtatataacttttgctattcgttttaacttttgaGGTACAtaagaaaagtcaaaacgaatagtaaattgggacggagggaatacttGTCATCTTTTCATTTGTTGAGTGAAGAATGCAAAGATCAAGGGATACATGAGTACCTACATCGCTGTCAATGCAGCACCTGCAACCCAACATCTCTCCTCACAGGTATGCTCACACAACATTGTCACAACCTACAAATTTTGACCAGGCATAGTACTTCAATTAATCTGCTCGCACGCATGAACATCTTGTTCCAGCAATCTTATTTTCTCACAACAGGAGATTCAAACAAAATGCTAGCGTCTACGGTATTCCACTGCATTTCTGATCCAATTCACAATGCAGCAAACTTGTCATCAGCATGCCGATGATGATGCCGGTGACTTCTCCTGCGGGCTCGCAGCTCACTTCGCTTCAGGACAGTGCTGGTCTTTCCAGGGGGATTGTTGCTTTCCACGTCACCTGCAGAACCAAGTATACAAGCAAGTGGATCCTCCATCAGGTCTCCAGATGGTCTCTGCAAGCATAATTtacgaaaaaaaaaagtgtcatCTTGCAGTGAAATGTTCAGAAACTTAAGACAGACAACTGGATCTAGAAAATAAGTATAGACATGGTATGGTACTGACAAACTGCAGACTTAGTGGTAAACTAGGAACTCACATTGTCTGCAGTTGTCTCTCCAGAAACTGATCTAGCCTCATCATTGGAGTTTATAGCTTCAATTTCCTTCAATCTTTCTACAAAGGCACTGTCGGTATATGAACGGCGTGGGTGCCACCTTAGAAGTGGTTGATCTTGATGCAGGTCATCGAACAGATGCTCCGCAAAAAAGTGTTTCTTCATAGCTTTGACCAGGTATGCATCATCACTATGCTTAGTAAGTATTCTGTTAACGAGGCAAGTAAAAAACAAGTATGATGTTAGTGAAACAAGTAATTAGTTGGAACACCTGATGCCAAAGAGAGAATTGCCGGTTAACAAACCACACATGTTAGCTAGCTCCATCTTCATG encodes the following:
- the LOC101768519 gene encoding uncharacterized protein LOC101768519, which gives rise to MAGLLQLIKDLYFGPPPGKGVIQDLEYAMRTKGGLTKEEDTKLQIANLVPTAAFALFSGLGSYAGWFSLGLGNKLLGFPPSPVFARFCAATGGAYIMGTAMYRGTLHECPVSLLNTEEGRMKMELANIILTKHSDDAYLVKAMKKHFFAEHLFDDLHQDQPLLRWHPRRSYTDSAFVERLKEIEAINSNDEARSVSGETTADNRPSGDLMEDPLACILGSAGDVESNNPPGKTSTVLKRSELRARRRSHRHHHRHADDKFAAL